From Salvelinus fontinalis isolate EN_2023a chromosome 30, ASM2944872v1, whole genome shotgun sequence, one genomic window encodes:
- the LOC129829131 gene encoding cholesterol 25-hydroxylase-like protein translates to MLLQSLWDFILGYNVWLRSPFFPVLFSLSVYLTFCLPFVVLDLLSPRLAWIRTFKIQQNSHVSWTMMWSCLAHSLYNHVVFLFPLTVLHWFWRPASFMPEAPGTLRLIWDVVACLLLFDFQYFIWHLLHHKVPWLYRTFHKVHHKHTSTFALTTEYSGAWETLSLGFFAGVNPLLLGCHPLTEMLFYVLNIWLSVEDHSGYDLPWSTHRLVPFGLYGGAPHHDLHHLKFKSNYAPYFTHWDRVFGTLHKHSD, encoded by the coding sequence ATGCTTCTACAGAGCCTATGGGACTTCATACTGGGATATAATGTGTGGCTCAGATCACCTTTCTTCCCTGTGCTTTTCTCCCTCAGTGTCTACCTCACCTTCTGCCTGCCATTCGTGGTGCTGGACCTCCTCTCCCCCAGGCTGGCCTGGATCAGGACCTTTAAGATCCAGCAGAATAGCCATGTCTCCTGGACCATGATGTGGAGCTGCCTGGCTCACTCCCTCTACAACCATGTAGTGTTCCTCTTCCCTCTCACTGTGCTGCACTGGTTCTGGAGACCAGCCAGCTTCATGCCCGAGGCCCCCGGAACGCTGCGTCTCATCTGGGACGTGGTCGCCTGCCTCCTGCTGTTCGACTTTCAATATTTCATCTGGCATCTGCTGCACCATAAGGTGCCCTGGCTGTACCGGACATTCCACAAGGTGCATCACAAGCACACATCCACCTTCGCCCTGACCACTGAGTACTCTGGGGCCTGGGAAACCCTGTCACTGGGATTCTTCGCTGGGGTCAACCCTCTGCTGCTTGGCTGCCACCCCCTGACAGAGATGCTCTTCTATGTTCTGAATATCTGGCTTTCTGTGGAGGACCACTCTGGCTATGACCTGCCCTGGTCCACGCATAGACTGGTGCCCTTTGGGCTCTACGGTGGAGCTCCACACCACGACCTGCACCATCTGAAGTTCAAGTCCAACTATGCTCCGTACTTCACACACTGGGACAGGGTTTTTGGGACATTGCACAAGCATTCAGACTGA